The Bacteroides sp. AN502(2024) DNA segment GGAAAAACCTGGCGTATATGGTCCGACAAACGGATAACAAGACGCAAGAGCTGTTGCATATCTTACGAAAGGTACCGGGCAGCGCCATTATTTATGTCCGCAACAGACGACGGACCAAAGAAATCACGGAACTACTGGTAAACGAACAGATTACCGCCGACTTTTATCACGCCGGACTGGATAACGCCGTAAAAGACCTGCGTCAAAAACGGTGGCAAAGCGGTGAAGTTCGTGTGATGGTAGCAACAAATGCCTTTGGAATGGGAATCGATAAGCCCGATGTACGTATCGTATTGCATCTCGACCTCCCCGATTCTCTCGAGGCCTACTTCCAGGAAGCCGGACGTGCCGGAAGAGACGGCGAGAAAGCGTATGCCGTAATCTTATACACTAAAACGGACAAAACGGTGCTACACAGGCGGGTAATGGATACTTTTCCCGACAAAGAATATATTCTCAATGTGTATGAGCATCTGCAATATTACTACCAGATGGCCATGGGCGACGGTTTCCAATGTGTCCGTGAATTTAATCTGGAAGAGTTTTGCCGGAAGTTCAAATACTTCCCGGTCCCGGTAGACAGTGCACTGAAGATACTGACTCAAGCCGGTTACCTGGAATATACGGACGAACAGGACAACGCCTCCCGCCTTCTTTTTACGATTCGCCGGGACGAACTGTACAAACTGCGGGAACTGGGAACGGAAGCCGAGGCACTGATACAGATGATTCTCCGTTCTTACACCGGAGTGTTTACCGATTATGCCTATATCAGCGAAGCCACCCTATCCGTACGTACCGGACTGACCCGGGAACAGATTTATAACATATTGGTCACGCTTTCCAAACGCCGCATCGTGGATTATATTCCGCACAAAAAGACTCCTTATATTATATATACGCGCGAGCGGCAGGAACTTCGTTTTGTGCACATTCCCCCTGCTGTCTACGAAGAGCGTAAAGCCCGGTATGAAGATCGCATCAAAGCGATGGAAGAATATGTCACTTCGGAGAATGTATGCCGTAGCCGGATGCTACTCCGCTACTTCGGAGAGAAAAACGAGCACAACTGCGGACAATGCGATGTTTGCCTTAGTCACCGTGCAACAGATACGCTGACCGGGGAATCTCTTGAAGAACTGAAAAAGAAAATAGCAGAATTACTTGTCCAAAAGCCGCATACACCGGCAGAAATAGCTGAAAAAATAGAAGCGGAGGCAGAGAATATCAGTGAAGTCATCCGGTATTTATTGGAAGAAGGTGAGTGGAAGATGCAAGACGGAATGATACATATTCCAAAATAAGTTACTACCTTTGCGAGGTAACTCAAAAATAACACACCATGTCGAACTTTTTTAAATCTTTCTTCTCCGGAAAGTCGGAAACGCCGGAGAGTGAAAAACAGAAAAACGATCAGAAAAACTTCGAGATCTTCAAATATGACGGTTTACGTGCGCAACGCATGGGACGTCCGGATTATGCAGTAAAATGTTTCACAGAAGCTCTTGCCATCCGGGAAGAGTTTGAAACAATGGGCTATCTGAGCCAACTCTACATTCAGATGGAAGAAATGGGAAAAGCCCGTGAACTGTTGGAGAAAATGGCTGCCATGGAGCCTCAGGTCACAAGTACTTTCCTGACACTGGCAAATGTATGTTTCATCCAGGAGGATTATCAAGCCATGGAAGAGGTCGCCCATCAAGCAATTGCCATCGAAGAGGGAAATGCCGTAGCTCATTACCTGTTAGGAAAAGCCCGCAAAGGACAGAACGATGATCTGATGACGATTGCCCATCTCACCAAAGCAATCACGTTGAAGGACGATTTCATCGAAGCCCGTCTGTTACGTGCGGAGGCTCTGCTAAATCTGAAACAGTATAAAGAAATGATGGAGGATATAGACGCTGTACTTGCCCAAAATCCGGAAGAAGAGACAGCAATGCTCCTACGCGGAAAAGTGAAAGAAGCTAACGGTCAGGACGAGGAAGCGGAAGAAGATTACAAACTGGTGACGGAAATAAACCCGTTTAACGAACAGGCATACCTTTACTTAGGGCAACTTTATATCAATCAGAAGAAGTTGACGGAAGCCATCGGACTGTTTGATGAAGCGATCGAACTGAATCCCAACTTCGCAGAGGCCTACAAAGAACGCGGACGTGCTAAATTGCTGAATGGTGATAAAGATGGTTCCATCGAAGACATGAAAAAATCTCTGGAGCTGAATCCGAAAGAGGAAGCCGCACTGAACGGAGAATTCAAGAATCTGGGACCGAAACCGGAGACACTTCCGGGTATCTTCTAAGTATCCTTTTTATATATTTTAGGTAAGGAAACAAAAAAAATATCGTTTTTTGTTTGCATCTAACGGAAAATTATTACTTTTGTCCCAGAATTAGAAACCAAAGCAAAAAAGATTCAATGAAATCATTTACTTATGCATATTACTTCTTTTTTTACTTTTACTTTAGCAGCAAAGTAGAGCGGGAGTTTGTATGTATCAAGTGACAGTGATGCTTAAGGACTGAATAGAGAAATCAATCATATAAATCCCGCTCCAAGATGGACGCGGGATTTTTTTATATAATACATTTAGAACAATGAAGAAAATAGCAATTCAAGGAATACTCGGCTCATACCATGATATCGCCGCACACAAATACTTCGAGGGAGAAGATATAGAGTTAATCTGTTGTGCCAACTTCGAAGACGTGTTTACTTCGATACAGAAAGACAATCAGGTTATCGGAATGTTAGCTATCGAAAATACGATTGCGGGAAGCTTGCTGCACAACAATGAGCTGTTGCGACAAAGCGGCACACAAATCATTGGTGAATACAAACTGCGTATCTCGCACAGCTTCGTCTGTCTTCCCGATGAGAATTGGGAAGATCTGACTGAAGTCAACTCCCACCCTATTGCCCTGATGCAATGTCGTGAATTTCTGAATCAACATCCGCAATTGAAAGTAGTGGAAAGTGAAGATACTGCCGGCAGCGCGGAAATCATTATGAATGAAAATCTAAAAGGGCACGCCGCCATCTGCTCCAAGGCGGCAGCCGAACGTTATGGCATGAAGGTCCTTCAGGAAGGCATTGAAACGAACAAACACAACTTCACCCGTTTTCTGGTAGTTGCCGATCCCTGGCAAGTGGATGAGCTCCGTCAACATCATGCCAATGCAACCAACAAGGCGAGTATGGTATTCACTCTTCCGCACGCGGAAGGCAGCCTGTCACAGGTTTTGTCTATTCTATCATTCTATCATATCAATCTGACAAAAATCCAATCGTTGCCAATCATCGGACGAGAATGGGAATACCAATTTTACGTAGATGTAGTCTTCAACGATTATCTAAGATACAAGCAATCTATTGCCGCAATCACTCCATTAACCAAAGAACTTAAATTATTAGGCGAATATGCAGAAGGAAAGTCAAACGTATAAAATCGCTCCTGCCGACAGATTGGCGAGTGTTAGCGAATACTACTTTTCAAAGAAACTAAAAGAGGTAGCGCAGATGAATGCTGAAGGAAAAGATGTCATCAGTTTGGGCATCGGCAGTCCTGATATGCCTCCTTCAAAGGAAACCATCGAAACATTGTGCAACAATGCTCATGATCCCAACGGACACGGTTATCAACCGTATGTAGGTATCCCCGAACTGCGCACAGGTTTCGCCAATTGGTATCGACATTGGTACGGAGTAGAATTGAATCCGAATACGGAAATACAACCATTGATCGGTTCGAAGGAAGGAATCCTCCATGTTACACTGGCATTTGTCAATCCGGGTGAACAGGTGTTAGTCCCCAATCCGGGATACCCCACCTATACTTCTTTGAGTAAAATACTTGGAGCGGAAGTTGTAAATTATGACCTGAAAGAAGAAGACGGTTGGATGCCCGACTTTAAGGCACTGGAGAAGATGGATCTTAGCCGGGTAAAACTGATGTGGACCAACTACCCGAATATGCCGACAGGTGCCAATGCTACTCCGGAAATCTATGAGCGTCTCGTTGATTTTGCACGCCGAAAGAATATCGTGATTGTGAACGACAATCCGTACAGCTTTATCCTGAATGATAAACCTATCAGTATCCTAAGTGTACCGGGAGCCAAGGAGTGTTGCATTGAGTTTAACTCTATGAGCAAGAGTCATAATATGCCCGGCTGGCGCATCGGTATGTTGGCATCGAACGCGGAGTTCGTGCAATGGATATTGAAAGTGAAAAGTAATATCGACAGCGGTATGTTCCGTGCCATGCAACTGGCTGCAGCAACTGCTCTTGAAGCAGAAGCTGAGTGGTACGAAGGCAACAACGAAAACTATCGCAACCGTCGCCACCTTGCCGGTGAAATTATGAAAACATTGGGATGCATCTACGACGAGAAACAAGTAGGTATGTTCCTTTGGGGAAAGATCCCCGCTTCCTGCAAAGATGTAGAGGAACTGACGGAAAAGGTATTGCATGAAGCAAGAGTGTTTATCACTCCGGGATTTATTTTCGGCAGTAACGGAGCAAGGTATATCCGTATCTCTCTTTGTTGCAAAGACAATAAGTTGGCGGAAGCATTGGAAAGAATTAAAAGAATAATAAACAAATAAGAATATGGAACTCGAATCAATTTTATTACCGGGCATTGAAGCTAAAAGACCGATTGTCATTGCCGGCCCTTGCAGCGCAGAAACAGAAGAACAAGTAATGGATACAGCCAAACAGCTGGCTGTCAAAGGACAGAAGATATATCGTGCCGGTATTTGGAAACCACGCACCAAACCAGGAGGTTTCGAAGGTATCGGTGTAGAAGGCCTTGCCTGGTTGAAAGAGGTGAAGAAAGAAACAGGAATGTATGTTTCTACGGAGGTAGCAACAGCTAAACATGTTTACGAATGTCTGAAAGCGGGAATCGATATTCTCTGGATAGGTGCACGTACCACTGCCAATCCTTTCGCCGTACAGGAAATCGCTGATGCGCTAAAAGGGGTTGATATCCCCGTATTGGTTAAGAACCCGGTGAACCCGGATCTCGAATTATGGATCGGAGCACTGGAACGTATCCACAACGCCGGTTTAAAACGTCTGGGTGCTATCCATCGTGGGTTCAGCAGCTATGACAAGAAGCTCTACCGCAATCTTCCCCAATGGCATATTCCGATCGAGCTGCGCCGTCGCATCCCTAATCTTCCGATTTTCTGTGATCCGAGCCATATCGGTGGCAAACGCGAATTAGTAGCTCCGCTTTGCCAACAAGCAATGGACTTGAACTTCGACGGTCTGATCATAGAAAGTCACTGCAACCCGGATTGTGCCTGGAGCGACGCTTCTCAACAGGTTACTCCGGACGTACTCGACTATATCCTCAATCTGCTGGTAATCCGTACTGAAACGCAATCTACGGAAAGTCTGGTACAACTCCGTAAACAAATTGACGAATGTGACGACAATATCATTCAGGAACTATCAAAAAGAATGCGAATAGCCCGCGAAATCGGCACCTACAAAAAGGAGCATGGAATCACCGTTCTCCAAGCCGGACGTTACAATGAGATTCTGGAAAAACGTGGCGCACAGGCCGAACAATGCGGTATGGACAGCGAGTTTATGAAGAAGATCTTCGAAGCCATCCACGAAGAATCGGTTCGTCAACAGATGGAAATTATTAATAAATAAACATGATGAGAATATTAATCCTTGGAGCCGGTAAAATGGGCTCTTTCTTTACTGATATATTGAGCTTTCAACACGAAACGGCCGTGTTCGACGTCAACCCGCACCAGTTGCGCTTTGTTTATAACACGTATCGATTCACCACATTGGAGGAGATTAAAGAATTTGAACCGGAACTGGTTATCAATGCTGTAACAGTGAAGTACACGTTGGATGCCTTTCGCAACATTCTACCTGTATTACCCAAAGATTGTATCATTAGCGACATTGCCTCTGTGAAAACAGGACTGAAGAAGTTCTATGAAGATAGTGGTTTCCGCTACGTCTCCAGCCACCCGATGTTCGGCCCCACTTTCGCCAGTCTTAGCAATCTAAGCAACGAGAATGCCATCATCATCAGTGAAGGCGACCACCTGGGAAAAATATTCTTCAAAGACCTCTATCAGACATTGCGTTTGAACATCTTCGAATATACGTTCGACGAACACGACGAAACAGTAGCCTACTCGCTTTCTATTCCGTTCGTATCTACTTTCGTATTCGCTGCCGTGATGAAGCATCAGGAAGCTCCGGGAACTACGTTCAAAAAACACATGGCAATTGCCAAAGGCCTATTAAGCGAAGATGACTACCTGCTTCAGGAAATTCTGTTCAATCCACGCACTCCGGGTCAAGTAGCCAATATCCGCACGGAGTTGAAGAATCTTCTCGAGATCATTGAAAAAAAAGATGCGGAAGGAATGAAAATGTATCTGACAAAAATCCGGGAAAAGATTAAATAATCCGTATTGGCATAGATAAGATTTAACGATCCCCTGTAAAAAAGTGCTTTGCAGGGGATTTTTTTATATGTACCTTTGTATCCGCAAAACGGATTCACAAGAGAAAGAATGATAGATCAAGTTACCATAGACCGGATATTAGACGCGGCACAAATTATGGATGTCGTTTCGGATTTTGTCACCCTACGCAAACGTGGAGTCAATTATGTCGGTTTATGCCCGTTCCATGATGATAAGACTCCTTCTTTTTATGTCTCTCCCGCCAAAGGATTATGCAAATGTTTTGCTTGTGGAAAAGGTGGAAATGCCGTGCACTTCATTATGGAGCATGAGCAAATGTCTTATCCGGAAGCATTAAGGTACCTTGCCAAGAAATACAATATTGAAATCAAGGAACGGGAATTAAGCGATGAAGAGAAGTTGGTGCAAAGCGAACGCGAAAGTCTGTTTATCGTCAACAACTTTGCACGCGATTATTTCCAGAATATACTAAAGAATCATATAGACGGCCGTAGTATCGGTATGGCTTATTTCCGTAACCGTGGCTTTCGCGACGACATTATTGAAAAATTCCAATTAGGCTACTGTACCGAAAGCCACGATGCATTCGCTAAAGAGGCCGTACAAAAAGGATATAAGAAAGAGTATCTGGTAAAAACCGGACTTTGCTACGAAACGGACGACCACCGGTTACGGGATCGTTTCTGGGGACGTGTTATTTTCCCTGTCCATACGCTTTCCGGTAAAGTGGTGGCTTTTGGAGGACGTGTACTTGCCAGTGCAACGAAAGGGGTTAAAGTTAAATACGTCAACTCACCCGAATCGGAAATCTATCATAAAAGTAATGAGTTATACGGTATCTATTTTGCTAAGCAGGCGATTGTAAAACAAGACCGCTGCTTTTTGGTTGAAGGGTATACGGATGTAATCTCCATGCATCAATCCGGCATAGAGAATGTGGTTGCTTCTTCGGGAACAGCGCTTACACCGGGACAAATCCGTATGATTCACCGGTTCACCAACAACATGACTGTGCTTTATGACGGTGATGCGGCAGGTATCAAGGCTTCTATCCGGGGAATTGATATGTTATTGGAGGAAGGTATGAATATCAAAGTCTGTCTTCTTCCCGATGGGGACGATCCGGACTCTTTTGCCCGCAAACATAACTCTACGGAATTTCAAGCCTTTATCTCGGAACATGAAACGGATTTTATCCGCTTCAAAACAAACTTGCTGCTGGAGGATGCAGGAAAAGATCCCATCAAGCGTGCGGAACTAATAGGTAACCTGGTGCAAAGTATTTCTGTCATCCCGGAAGCGATCATTAGAGATGTCTATATCAAAGAATGTGCGCAACTACTTCATGTAGAAGATAAATTGCTGGTATCGGAAGTTGCGAAAAGACGGGAAACTCAAGCAGAAAAACGGGCTGAACAAACGGAACGGGAACGCCGGATGGCTGAAAGAACAGCTATAATGTCGCAAGAGACTACTCCTTCTGAAAATGCTCCAATGCCTAACGGAGATATTCCGTTGTCTCCAGAAGTGGATGGAGGGTATACAGAGGTGCCTCCCACTTTGCAGGAAGACAACTATGATTCTTTTATCCCCCAAGAAGGAAAGGAAGGGCAAGAATTTTACAAATTCGAACGACTGATATTGCAAGCGGTAGTTCGTTATGGAGAAAAAATCATGTGTAACCTGACGGACGAAGAAGGAAACGAAACTCCGGTGACCGTCATAGAATATGTGGTTAATGATTTGAAAGGGGACGAGCTAGCCTTCCATAATCCACTACACCGCCAAATGTTATCGGAAGCTGTCGAACACATGCACGATCCCAATTTCATTGCCGAGCGTTATTTCTTGGCACATCCTGATCCGGTGATCAGTAAATTGAGTGTAGACTTGATTAATGTGCGTTATCAGCTTAGTAAATATCACTCCAAGTCACAGAAAATTGTTACAGATGAAGAACGCCTCTATGAACTGGTTCCAATGTTAATGATTAATTTTAAATACGCAATCGTAACGGAGGAATTGAAACACATGCTTTATGCTTTGCAAGATCCTGCTCTTGCCCATGACAATGAAAAATGCAACTCACTCATGCAACGCTATAATGAGTTGAGAACAGTGCAAAGCATCCTGGCAAAACGTTTGGGAGACAGGGTTGTTTTGCGATGATTCCTCATCGGTGCCGAGACATGTCCTCATCGATGCCGGAACAAAGCTGCATTTCTTACCAGTTTTCTCTACAAAGTCCCATGCTGAATGAGATTCATAAACTCTTCACGAGTCTTTGCCTGATTGAAAGCCCCGGTAAAATCTGAAGTAGTAGTAATAGAGTTTTGTTTTTCCACACCACGCATCTGCATACACATGTGTTTGGCTTCCACAACTACCATTACACCCAGTGGATTCAGTGTTTCCTGGATACACTCTTTGATTTGCAACGTCATGCGTTCCTGCACCTGCAGGCGGTGAGAGAATATATCGACTACACGGGCTATTTTACTCAACCCTGTGATATAACCGTTAGGAATATAGGCCACGTGCGCCTTCCCGTAGAATGGCAACATATGATGTTCGCAAAGAGAGAAGAAATCGATATCTTTCACAATCACCATCTGGCTATATTCTTCTTGGAATTTAGCAGAGCGAAGCACCTCATGGGGATCCATGTGATACCCTTTCGTCAGACTTAACATCGCCTTAGCCACCCGTTCCGGAGTTTTCAGCAGCCCTTCCCTTTCGGCATCTTCACCCAATAAAGTTATAATACTACGATAATGACTCTTCAACTCCTCCAGATTCGGAGAAACAATTTCTTCTTTTTCTAACATAATATAATTATAAAGGAATATTGATCTGGTCTTTTACAATGGATACCTCTTTAAACACACCGGTAGCTTTCAACCGACGCATCATTGCGTCCGCCTCTTCAATGCTCTGGAAATCACCTACGCGACAAAGCCAACGAGGTGGATTGAACGAAGTATATACCGTCAATTCAGGAAAATACTCTTTCACGCGTGATGCCACATGATAAGCCTCATTCTTCGCCTGACGAGTATTGTTTCCGGCATACGCCTGTATTCTGAACCCGGAAGTCTTTATTACTTTCTGTTCACCTGTTGCAGGACGTTCCATCCCTATCAGAGCCTCAATACGGGGATCTTGATGAATAGTCACCTTTCCTTGTCCCGGGACATTGCGTTCCAGACTTTTGACAATGTTCTGTGCCTGTACACCGACAACTGCCAATACCAACAACAAAGTAAGTAAAGCTAGCTTTCTCATTTGATAAGGAGATAATTCACCACAGATTTCACAGATTAGCACAGATTAACTCCATCCAATCAAAATCTGTATTAATCCATGAATCTGCGGTGAAAGTTAATTATACGTTAAAAGCATCAATGATGCCTTTGAAATCAGATACTTTCAAAGCAGCACCACCAATCAGACCGCCATCCACATCCGGGTTAGAGAACAGTTCTTTAGCGTTAGAAGGTTTGCAGCTGCCACCGTAAAGAATAGAAGTATTGTCTGCGATTTCTTTGCCATACTTGTCAGCTATGATAGAACGGATGAAAGCATGGATTTCCTGTGCTTGTTCAGGAGAAGCAGTTTTGCCTGTACCGATAGCCCAAACCGGTTCGTAAGCCAATATAATTTTAGAGAAGTCCTCAGCCGACAGAGAGAATACAGATTCCATCTGTGCAGCAACCACTTCGTTCTGCTTGTTAGCTTCGCGTTCTTCCAGCACTTCACCGATACAGAAAATCGGAGTCAGGCCGTTAGCCAAAGCCAATTTTACCTTTTCTTCAAGGATAGCAACTGTTTCACCATAATATGCACGACGCTCAGAGTGTCCTAAAATTACATATTTTGCACCAGTAGAAGCAACCATTTCAGCAGAAACTTCACCTGTATAAGCACCTGATGCTTTGTCTGCACAGTTTTCAGCACCTACACCAATCTTAGCAGCGTCTACCAAGGGAGTAACAGAAGCCAGGTGGATAAACGGAGTACAGATGATCACATCACAGTTAGGCTTTTCGTTAGCCAGTACTTCGTTCAGTTCTTTAGCCAAAGCGATACCCTCTTGAAGGGTTTTGTTCATTTTCCAATTTCCTGCAACAATGTTCTTTCTCATTTTGTTTTTTATTTTAAAGGGTTAATAAATCGACGATTTCACGATTGACCATTGAAACGATTCAGGTTAGTGCTCGTTACAGAGGGTCGCTCGTTATCATTTATTTTTTTTCTTCTTGTTCTTCTACTCCTTGATTATTTTCTTCCGGTTCTTTGATTTTCATCTCTTCTTGTTGCTGCCGCTTCGCGATTCTCCGTTCCCGACGGCGAACGACCAGCACATCCACCCCAAGCACTAACAACAATGGAATAACAAACCACAAGAAGACATATCCTATGGTATGAGCGTCGCTGCTCATTTTCTGCTTTCCTATCGGCAGATTTTCCAGTTTGTCCGTCAGTACGTATTCATCCGGTATATCCTCATCACTCCATTTATTCAGAATTGTTCCGTTCTTAATCAAGATCAATCCCGGATTAGAACGAACCATCGTCTTCAATGTAATATCATCCATCTGACAGAAAGGATATTCGGCTCCCGACTTGTCCTTCCACAATTCTATCTGTTCCTCCGATGAAGAAGTGAGGCAATAAAAATTATAGCCATGCTCCACCGAATAGTCATATATCTCATTAATCAAATCAATGTTACTATCATCCGCCTCTTCAATCCGATGTGTAACCAACAGAAAAGTATATCCCATATCCGTCAGTACATCTTCTGTGATATCTTCGCCCGTATTCAGATCTATCATAGAGAAATCATGAATAGCCGGCTCATATCCTTTTTCCTTAAGGATGGTACGCGTATCGACAAATGTCCAGGTACTATCCGGATAGTTCTCCAACGTAAATTCTTTCTTCTCTCCCTCCTTCTCCAGGATAAAGATGGTTTCATATACGCTTGGTTTAGCTCCTTCGGGCATTGTCATCCCCTCCGGAATATTCTTTCCGATCTTGTAAGGGCGAAAATCTAAAACCGGCAGACGGTCCAGGCAATAGAACGACAAGGTAAACACAAAAAACAGCGTATAAAGAGAAACCAGCCACTCCATCTTCACACTGATAAAACGAATCAGCATCTTCTTGTGAAGGAAAACCATTATTGCCGCAAGCAACAGAATGATATTCTTACCGAATGTTTCCCAGTTCGTCAACACCCAGGCATCGCCAAAACAACCGCAGTCCGAAACCGGATCAAAGATGGCAAGATACAAAGTCAGTGGTGTCATGAAAATCATCAGCATCAAAGCCAATGAAGTAGCCAGCGTTCTTCTGATAGCAAAGAACAAGGAGATACCAATAAAAAATTCAACGGCTGATAAGGTGATTCCTCCCAACAAAGGGAAGAATGAAGGAAACCAGGAAGCCATTCCGAATGCGGTCAGATAATCCTGTATCTTATACTGGAACCCCAGTGGATCAACGGCCTTTACAAATCCGGAAAAGATGAACGATGCTGCCAAAAGAAAACGACAGACATTCGCTGCTACCTTCTGAATGATATGTAAGTTCTTATCCTTCAAATTCTATCTTAATCAGTCCGAAAACAGAGTAATTAATCATATCCATATAATTGGCATCGACCCCCTCAGACACCAATGTGTTACCGGCCAGGGTCTCAATCTGCTTGGTACGGTAAATCTTCATCAAGATCAAATCGGTATACGAGCTGACACGCATACTCCGCCAAGCTTCATCATAATCATGGTTTTTGGCAAGCATAAGTTCTAATGCCTCTTTTGCATACTTATCGTATAGAGCCATCGCTTCTTCATTGCTGATGTCGGCAGATTCGGCATACCCCAGTTCCAACTGGATAAGTCCGACAATACCATAATTGACAATCGCAATAAACTCGGCACGGATTCCCTCGTCAATCAAAGTCACCCCTTTAGTTTCAATACTACGAATCCGATTGGCTTTAATAAAAATCTGGTCAGTCACCGAAGCCGGACGCAGGATACGCCATGCAGGCCCATAATCGTGCAGCTTCTTGGAAAATAGGTCACGGCACAAAGCGATGACATGTTCAAATTGTTGCTTGGTATCTTTCATCTTCTTCCAAATAGTGCGCAAAGGTAACAATAATTAAGTAAAAACAGAAAGAGGGCACTCTAAATTATATTAAAGTGCCCTCTTCTAAAAATATTGTATTACTGTT contains these protein-coding regions:
- the tpiA gene encoding triose-phosphate isomerase, producing MRKNIVAGNWKMNKTLQEGIALAKELNEVLANEKPNCDVIICTPFIHLASVTPLVDAAKIGVGAENCADKASGAYTGEVSAEMVASTGAKYVILGHSERRAYYGETVAILEEKVKLALANGLTPIFCIGEVLEEREANKQNEVVAAQMESVFSLSAEDFSKIILAYEPVWAIGTGKTASPEQAQEIHAFIRSIIADKYGKEIADNTSILYGGSCKPSNAKELFSNPDVDGGLIGGAALKVSDFKGIIDAFNV
- a CDS encoding DUF1599 domain-containing protein → MKDTKQQFEHVIALCRDLFSKKLHDYGPAWRILRPASVTDQIFIKANRIRSIETKGVTLIDEGIRAEFIAIVNYGIVGLIQLELGYAESADISNEEAMALYDKYAKEALELMLAKNHDYDEAWRSMRVSSYTDLILMKIYRTKQIETLAGNTLVSEGVDANYMDMINYSVFGLIKIEFEG
- a CDS encoding SPOR domain-containing protein — encoded protein: MRKLALLTLLLVLAVVGVQAQNIVKSLERNVPGQGKVTIHQDPRIEALIGMERPATGEQKVIKTSGFRIQAYAGNNTRQAKNEAYHVASRVKEYFPELTVYTSFNPPRWLCRVGDFQSIEEADAMMRRLKATGVFKEVSIVKDQINIPL
- a CDS encoding BT_3928 family protein — its product is MKDKNLHIIQKVAANVCRFLLAASFIFSGFVKAVDPLGFQYKIQDYLTAFGMASWFPSFFPLLGGITLSAVEFFIGISLFFAIRRTLATSLALMLMIFMTPLTLYLAIFDPVSDCGCFGDAWVLTNWETFGKNIILLLAAIMVFLHKKMLIRFISVKMEWLVSLYTLFFVFTLSFYCLDRLPVLDFRPYKIGKNIPEGMTMPEGAKPSVYETIFILEKEGEKKEFTLENYPDSTWTFVDTRTILKEKGYEPAIHDFSMIDLNTGEDITEDVLTDMGYTFLLVTHRIEEADDSNIDLINEIYDYSVEHGYNFYCLTSSSEEQIELWKDKSGAEYPFCQMDDITLKTMVRSNPGLILIKNGTILNKWSDEDIPDEYVLTDKLENLPIGKQKMSSDAHTIGYVFLWFVIPLLLVLGVDVLVVRRRERRIAKRQQQEEMKIKEPEENNQGVEEQEEKK
- the folE gene encoding GTP cyclohydrolase I FolE gives rise to the protein MLEKEEIVSPNLEELKSHYRSIITLLGEDAEREGLLKTPERVAKAMLSLTKGYHMDPHEVLRSAKFQEEYSQMVIVKDIDFFSLCEHHMLPFYGKAHVAYIPNGYITGLSKIARVVDIFSHRLQVQERMTLQIKECIQETLNPLGVMVVVEAKHMCMQMRGVEKQNSITTTSDFTGAFNQAKTREEFMNLIQHGTL